One window of the Pieris brassicae chromosome Z, ilPieBrab1.1, whole genome shotgun sequence genome contains the following:
- the LOC123718394 gene encoding uncharacterized protein LOC123718394, which yields MRILISLAILVGVAWCFEEDNWQPIAPEPRVYASLTPNDRSIERSPQLKILNRRPVFSNVQSFETNKVSSPYNVAPTNDADTCSVYKVSMNQELFYQYLEYDSMIPDLKEFTLCMWAKFHNHSSDHPLFSYAVEGNPKEISAWISNTGEASYFSMAVHGQTFFRLNYPIKLNTWYHSCQSWNGRTGEWQIWINTERVGRGFHNRLVGHIIKGGGKVISGQEQSLLYKSDGLESVKSQSGLVGEITMLQLYHVALTAGKAHRDHKHHHAHRFTHDGSIIETASEFATEPPPPEPTPLGNGHFLIGGQLQKPSHINVAMPPQSNMLTAQIPNDLQIQQDLVNKYQLVNGITQIPLNHIGNRPQNLPLSGLHLNIQRYPNRPFGQGKGTSVSLSGSLLNPANVQYIDDTVSRNLFKRNSNKRDKRDNPEKELAEEINSGKKDKRGLVALSDGSIIDEALLSPDLIDDNKADEVLFQQSLLSGLAGVVGNLPVQNLQKMTVDEREPAEAEVKAVMKVCSGCTPEPFKKVLVLSWRSTPKKLYSGAHYYKGLPICKAF from the exons ATGCGGATTTTAATATCACTTGCAATATTGGTGGGAGTGGCATGGTGTTTCGAGGAGGATAATTGGCAACCCATTGCACCAGAACCACGCGTTTACGCAAGCCTGACGCCAAATGACAGATCTATCGAGCGAag CCCCCAGTTGAAAATTTTGAACAGAAGACCGGTTTTCAGCAACGTCCAATCGTTCGAAACAAACAAAGTGTCGAGCCCTTACAACGTAGCTCCTACAAACGATGCTGATACCTGCAGCGTCTACAAGGTGTCCATGAATCAGGAACTATTCTATCAGTACCTCGAATACGATTCAATGATTCCAGATCTTAAGGAGTTCACACTGTGCATGTGGGCCAAGTTCCACAACCATTCGTCTGACCATCCTTTATTTTCGTATGCAG tcGAAGGCAATCCTAAAGAGATTTCTGCTTGGATCTCAAACACTGGAGAGGCAAGCTACTTCAGCATGGCTGTACATGGCCAAACATTTTTCCGACTCAACTACCCCATAAAGTTAAACAC GTGGTATCATAGCTGTCAGTCATGGAACGGCAGAACTGGAGAGTGGCAAATATGGATTAACACCGAGAGAGTCGGTAGAGGATTCCATAATAGG CTTGTGGGACACATTATTAAGGGTGGAGGCAAAGTTATAAGTGGACAAGAACAATCACTACTCTATAAAAGTGATGGTTTGGAATCGGTAAAGA gtcAATCTGGTTTAGTCGGAGAAATAACAATGCTACAGCTATATCACGTTGCATTGACAGCTGGTAAAGCACACAGAGACCACAAACATCATCACGCTCATCGCTTTACCCACGATGGCTCCATCATAGAAACAGCTTCAGAGTTTGCCACTGAACCTCCACCACCAGAACCTACTCCGTTAGGCAATGGCCATTTCTTAATTGGTGGACAGTTGCAGAAACCTTCCCACATCAATGTCGCAATGCCACCTCAATCCAATATGTTAACAGCACAGATTCCAAACGACCTTCAAATTCAACAAGATTTAGTTAACAAATATCAGTTAGTAAATGGTATAACCCAAATTCCTTTGAACCATATCGGAAACAGACCGCAGAATTTACCCCTAAGTGGGCTACATCTTAATATACAACGATATCCTAACAGACCGTTTGGTCAAGGGAAAGGAACGAGTGTTTCATTATCAGGTTCACTATTGAATCCCGCTAATGTCCAATATATTGACGATACAGTTTCCCGTAACTTATTCAAAAGGAATTCAAATAAACGTGATAAAAGAGATAATCCTGAAAAGGAACTAGCAGAGGAAATCAATTCAg GTAAAAAGGATAAACGCGGACTCGTAGCACTATCCGATGGATCGATAATAGATGAAGCTTTGCTGAGTCCTGATCTCATCGATGATAATAAAGCTGATGAAGTTTTATTCCAACAGTCGCTGTTAAGCGGTTTAGCAGGTGTTGTTGGAAATTTGCCAGTGCAAAATCTTCAAAAGATGACC GTGGATGAGAGAGAGCCAGCTGAAGCAGAAGTCAAAGCAGTCATGAAAGTTTGTAGTGGGTGCACACCGGAACCGTTCAAAAAGGTTCTCGTGCTTTCGTGGAGGTCGACACCCAAGAAATTATACAGCGGAGCGCATTATTACAAAGGACTACCTATATGTAAAGCGTTCTAA